tcggtctgcTTTCGATAAATTTTGTCATAAATAAAGCCATATTTTTTTCGTTGTTAGTTTCCATAATCTTCTATTACGTTGAAAACCGTATTTGTCAACATAAAATTGGTCTTCATCTAATTTAGAAGGAGGGGGATACGAGCATTTCATTTAAATAACGTGTTTTCgactcactaagggtaaaatggtcatgtcatttgatgtacaaatgatcttggatcaaaaccacttcggttagaaactatattcaacaaaaattttaaTGGTTCTAACCACGCATAAATCGAATTTCAGGGGTGTTCGTGGCATGCGCGCGAAGTTTGGTTAATTGGTTGAGAAATTTGGggtatgcgcctggggcgcCCTGTCATGCGCCCGGGAAGCATGaaattgcgcctggggcgcattaaaCCATCACAAAAGGCCATACTTTGAGGGCTTGTGCCGGACACTTTCGAGCTCCAACttacgcgtggtttgaaccgttaaaaagtttgttgaatatactttctaacccaagtgatttgtatttaatataatttatacatcaaaagaagtGAAATTTTTACCCTCTGTGAGTCAAAGAACAATTCATGTAGATAGAACGCTcgcatcttttttattttaaatcggatatagaccgatattatatagataattAGGGtcttaaaattattaaaacatggTTGAATCCAACTGTAAGAATATTTAGGTTTCGTTAATTAAaaatgggtaaaagtcatactACTATAAAAACCGTTGGAGCCACAATGACTTAAATACATTCCAAGTTTCATTATCCCATTTTCTTAAGTATATCTTCATTACTTAAGTGTTCGGCATAGTACATAGTACATCCACACTTTATCCAAGAGTACGAAAAATCGTTTTACCATCGAGATTCGTTCAAAGTAACGCTTAAATATTTACATAGTTAAATTTAGATGTTTTCAAGcataaacacaacaaaaattgagaatgtttcCAAACGAGAATACCGACAAAAATTAAGGATATTCCATATGTTTCAACTTACCGCCACCACAACACATCGAAAACATTCTCTACTAGAGAGTGTAAGAATTTCACATTAATAGGGTGTTGGGGTGGTTTTGGGTGTAAGAAGTGTAAGAGTAGAGAAAATTCTCAATTGTTGATGatttgtttattgagaaaattgCCATCCGATTTTGCGGGAATTGTGGTGGTGGCCATGGTGGAGGTGGTTGTGAGATGAATTCAAAAgtttctataaatacaaaaaaatatttttatcaaactttattaattaaagtaAGAAATTCTCAATCTTTTTTTGTTGTCGGTGACAGTGGTGGTAGTCATAGTGATTGTGATGTttgtgaaataaaagaaaattgaaatcaaTAGTATTcgcaatatattttttttaaaattgagaaTATCCTTAACGTTATTTTTTTTCGTAGAGGTTTTGAAGTgttggagatgagtttttaaCACTAAAAATGTTCTCAATCAAAActaaattaagaaaattctcaaattttttagattttacaATATCCTAAACAGATCCTTTGGTAGTGGAGACTCAGTTTCCGAAGTAATGGGTAACATGACAAGCATTTCAAACTATTTCGTGTGATCGGCGGTGGTGAAAtaatggtggaagtggtggcgAAGTGACGTTGGTGGAGTATCGGCGAAGTATAGTGGTGAAGTAGACCGACTGCGGTGGTGGCGACCATACTAGTGGGTTGGATAcgttggtggtggcggtggtttCGTAGTAGTTTGGTGGCAGTAGATGTGGTTCAGACGACCGACTTTGGCTACAAAAGCCTTGTCATGAAAGAATCATGTTGATTCCATGTAGTGTGGAAATCCCTAAGAATTCTGTGGAACTCTTATGGACTGAACAAATACCCTATAATTAGAGAAGTGAGTGTAGTGTCGAAGAGAAAACTTACAATGTGTAGTAGGGCCCAAAAATGTGGTTTAGCCATCGTAGCTCCAatcatctttgaatcggtctgcTTTCGATAAATTTTGTAATAAATAAAGCCGTATTACTTTCATTGTTAGTTTCCATAATCTTCTATTACGTTGAAAACCATATTCGTCACCAGAAAATTGGTCTTCATCTAATTTAGAAGGATGGGGATACGAGCGTTTCATCTAAATAACGTGTTTTAaactcactaagggtaaaatggtcatctcatttgatgtacaaatgatcttggatcaaaaccactttgGTTAGAAACTTTATTCAACAAGATTTTTAATGGTTCTAAGCACGCATAAATCGGATTTCGGAAGTGTCCGTGGCATGCGCGCGAAGTTTGGTTAATTGGTTTAGAAATTTGGggtatgcgcctggggcgcCCTGTCATGCGCCCGGGAAGCATGaaattgcgcctggggcgcattaaaCCTTCAAAAAAGGCAAAACTTTTGCGGGCTTGTGCCGGACACTCCCGAGCTCCAATTTACGCGTAGTTTGAACCGTTTAAAAGTTTgttgaatttactttctaacccaagtgatttggaattaatattatttatacatcaaaggaAGTGACATTTTTACCCTCAGTGCATCAAAGAACAATTCATGTAGATAGAACGCTTGCATCTCtatcattttaaatcggatatagaccgatattatatagataattagggttttaaaattattaaaacatggTTGAATCCAACTGTAAGAATATTTTGGTTTCGTTCATTAAAAATGGGTAAAAGTGATACTACTATAAAAAGCATCGGAGCCACTAAGACTAAAATGCATTCCAAGTTTCATTATCCCTTTTCCATAATTATATatcttcattgcttaagtgttcgGCAGAGTACATAGTACATCCACACTTCATCGAAGAGTACGAAAAATCGTTTCACCATTGAGATTCGTTCAAAGTAGCGCTTAAATATTTACACACTCAAATTTACATGTTTTCAACCACagacacaaaaaaattgagaatgtttcCAAATGAGAATATCGACAAAGATTGAGGATATTCCATATGTTTCAACCTACCACCACCCCAACACATCGAGAACATTCTCTATTAGAGAGTGTAAGAATTTCACATTCCTAGGGCGTTTTGGTGATTTTAGGTGTAAGAATTTTAAAAGCTGAGAAAATTCTCAATGGTTGACCATTTTTTATTGAGAAAACGGTCATTCGATTTGGCGGCGACTGTGGTGGTGGCCTTGGTGGAGGTGGTTGTAAGATGAATTTAAAAGTTTctacaaatacaaataattatttttatcaAACTTTATAAATTGATTTACGAAATTTTCAATCTTTATGTTGTGTGTGGCAGTGGTGGTAGTCGTAGTGATTGTGATATTTgtgaattaaaagaaattggaaTCCAtagtattttcaaaattttttaaaaaatttagaaaatcctTAACGTTAATTTTTTTCGTAGTGGTTTTGAAGTGTTGGTGATGGGttttaacactaaaaatatTCCCAATCCGtaataaattaagaaaattcttagtttttttagattttataaTATCCTAAACATATCCTTTCGCAGTGGAGATTCTGTTTCCGAATTAATGGCTAACATTGCAAGTATTTCAAACTATTTTATATGTTCGGTGGTGATGAAAtaatggtggaagtggtggcgAGGTGATGTTGTTGGAGTACCGGCAATGTGTAGCGGTGAAGTATACCGACTGCGGTGGAGGCGACCATACTGCTGGGGTGGAGGGAAGGTCAAATTAGGGTGGTCGTTGCGGTTTTGTAGTGGACAGGTGGCAGTGAATATCGTTTAGACGACTGACTTTGGATTCAAAAGCCTCGTCATGGGCGAATCATGTTTATTAGATGTAGTTTTGAAATTCCTAAGAATTATATGGAGCTCTCTTACGGAATGATCGAATACCCTATAATTAGACTAGTGAGTTTCGAAGAGAAAACTTACAATGTGTAGAAggacccaaaaatattttttagccATCGTAGCTCCAAATGTCTTTTAATCGGTCTGCTTTCGATAAATTTTCCATAAATAAAGCTATATTACTATTTTCATCGTTAGTATCCATATCTTTTCATACGTTGAAAGCTGTATTTTTAAACATAAAATTGGTCTAGATTCAATTTAGAATGTGGGGGATACGAGCATTTCATCTAAATAACGTGTTTTCGACTCACTAAGGATAAAATGGTCAtgtcatttgatgtacaaatgatcttggatCAAAACCACATCGGTTAGAAACTATATTCAACAAGATTTTTAATGGTTATAACCACACATAAATGGGATTTGGGGAGAGTCCGTGGCATGCGCGCAAAGTTTGGTTAATTTGTTGAGCAATTTGGGGTATGCGCCTGGGGAGCCTTGCCATGCGCCCGAGGAGCATGaaattgcgcctggggcgcattaaaCCTTCAAAAAGGCCAAACTTTGCGGGCTTGTGCCGGACACTCCCGAGCTCCAATTtatgcgtggtttgaaccgttaaaaaacttgttgaacttgctttctaacccaagtgattTGGATTTAATATAATTTATACATCAAAGGAAGTGACATTTTTACCCTTAGTTGGTCAAAGAACAATTCATGTAGATAGAACGCttgcatctctctcattttaaatcggatatagaccgatattatatagattattagggttttaaaattattaaaacatggTTAAATCCAACTGTAAGAGTATTTAGGTTTCGTTCATTAAaaatgggtaaaagtcatacCACTATAAAAACCGTTGGAGCCACCAAGACTAAAATACATTCCAAGTTTCATTATCCCTTTTTCTTAATTATATatcttcattgcttaagtgttcAACTGAGTACATAGTATATCCACACTTATCAAAGAGTACAAAAAATCGTTTCACTATCGAGATTCGTTCAAAGTAGCCCTTAAATATTTACGTAGTCAAATTTAGATGTTTTCAACCAGAgacccaacaaaaaattgagaatgtttcCAAACGAGAATACGGGCAAAGATTGAGGATATTCCATATGTTTCAACCTACTGCCAGCCCAACACATTGAGAACATTCTCTATTAGAGAGTGTAAGAATTTCACATTCTTAGGGCGTTGTTGTGGTTTTGTGGTTTTGGGTGTAAGAATTGTATGAGCTGAGAAAATTCACAATCGTTGAcgatttttttattgagaaaattatCATTCGATTTTGCGGCAACAGTGGTGGTGGCCTTGGTGGAGGTGGTTGTAAGAAGAATTTAAAAGTTTctacaaatacaaataattatttttgtcaaACTTTATAAATTAAAGTAATAAATTCTCAATCTTTATGTTGTCGGTGGCAGTGGTGGTAGTCGTAGTGAATGTGATATTTGCGAATTAAAATAAATTGGAATCAATAATAatctctatattttttttaaaaaattttgaaaatccttaACGTTAATTTTTTCGTAGAGGTTTTGAAGTGTTTGGTAATGAGttttaacactaaaaatatTCCCAATCCGaaataaattaagaaatttctcattttttttagattttaaaatatCCTAAACATATCCTTTCGCAGTGGAGATTCTGTTTCCGAAGTAATGGCTAACATTGCAAGTATTTCAAACTATTTTATGTGTTCGGTGGTGGTGAAAtaatggtggaagtggtggcgAGGTGACGTTGGTGGAATACCGGCAATGTGTAGCGGTGAAGTATACCGACTGCGGTGGTGGCGACCATACTGCTGGGGTGGAGGGGTGGTCAAATTACGGTGGTCGTAGCAGTTTCATAGTGGACAGGTGGCAGTGAATATTGTTCAGACGACcgactttggcttcaaaagCCTCGTCATGGGCGAATCATGTTGATTAGATGTAAGGTGGAAACCTAAGAATTCTATGGAGCTCTCTTATGGAATGAACGAATATCCTATAATTAGACAAGTGAGTGTCGAAGAGAAAACTTACAATGTGTAGAAgggcccaaaaatatttttttgccatCGTAGCTCCAAACGTCTTTGAATCGGTCTGCTTTCGATaaatttttcacaaataaagctaattattattttcatcgTTTGTATCCATAATCTTTTCTTACGTTGAAAATTGTATTTGTAAACATTAAATTGGTCTTGATTTAATTTAGAATGAGGGTGATACGAGCATTTCATCTAAATAACGTGTTTTCGACTCACTAAGGATAAAATGGTCAtgtcatttgatgtacaaatgatcttggatcaaaaccacttcgGTTAGAAACTATATTCAACAAGATTTTTAATGGTTCTAACCACACATAAATGGGATTTCGGGAGAGTCCGTGGCATGCCCGCAAAGTTTGGTTAATTTGTTTAGTATTTTGGGGTACGCGCCCGGGGAGCATGAAATTGCACCTGTGGCGCATTAAACCTTCAAAAAAGGCCAAATTTTGCGAGCTTTTGCCAGACACTCCGGAGCTCCAATTTATGCGTGGcttgaaccgttaaaaaacttgttgaacttgctttctaacccaagtgatttggatttaatataatttatacatcaaaggaagtgacatttttaccctcagtgggtcaaGGAACAATTCATGTAGATAGAATGCttgcatctctctcattttaaaacGGATATAGACTGTTATTATgtagataattagggttttaaaattattaaaacatggTTGAATCCAACTGTAAGAGTATTTAGGTTTCGTTCATTAAaaatgggtaaaagtcataGCACTATAATAAccgtcggagccactaagacAAAAATACGTTCCAAGTTTCATTATCCCTTTTTCTTAATTATATATCTTCATTGCTTAACTGTTCGACAGAGTACATAGTATATCCACACTTTATCAAAGAGTACAAAAAATCGTTTCACCATCGAGATTCGTTCAAAGTAGCCCTTAAATATTTACGTAGTCAAATTTACATGTTTTCAACCACAgacacaacaaaaaattgagaatgtttcCAAACGAGAATACATGCAAAGATTGAGGATATTCCATATGTTTCAACCTACCGCCACCCCAACACATCGAGAACATTCTCTATTAGAGAGTGTTAGAATTTCACATTCCTAGGGCGTTGTTGTGGTTTTGGGTGTAAGAATTGTAAGAGCTGAGAAAATTCTCAATCGTTGAcgatttttttattgagaaaTTTTCATTCGATTTTGCGGTGACTGTGGTGGTGGCCTTGGTGGAGGTTGTTGTAAGAAGAATTTAAAAGTTTCTACAGatacaaataattatttttttcaaactttataAATTAAAGTAAGAAATTCTCAATCTTTCTGTTGTCGGTGGTAGTCGTAGTGATTGCGATATTTgtgaattaaaagaaattggaaTCAATAGTattctcaatattttttaaaaaaaatttagaaaatcctTAACGATAATTTTTTCGTAGAGGTTTTGAAGTGTTTGGAGATGAGttttaatactaaaaatattcccaatccaaaataaattaagaaaattctcaatttttttagattttaaaatatCCTAAACATATCCTTTCGTAGTGGAGGTTCTGTTTCCGAAGTAATGGCTAACATTGCAAGTATTTCAAACTATTTTATGTGTTCGGTGGTGGTGAAATAATAATGAAAGTGGTGGCGAGGTGACGTTGGTGGAGTACCGGCAATGTGTAGCGGTGAAGTATACCGACTGCGGTGGTGGCAACCATACTGCTGGGGTGGAGGGGTGGTCAAATTACGGTGGTTGTAGCGGTTTCAAAGTGGATAGGTTGCAGTGAATATCGTTCAGACGACCAACTTAGGCTCCAAAAGCCTCGTCATGGGCGAATCATGTCGATTAGATGTAGTGTGGAAATTCCTAAGAATTCTATGGAGCTCTCTTAAGGAATGAACGAATACCCTATAATTAGACGAGTGTTGAAGAGAAAACTTACAATGTGTAGAAgggcccaaaaatattttttaccgtcGAAGCTCCAAACGTCTTTGAATCGGTCTgctttcaataaatttttcataaataagttatattattattttcatcgTTAGTATCCATAATCTTTTCTTACGTTGAAAACTTTATTTGTAAACATAAAATTGGTCTTGATTCAATTTAGAATGAGGGCGATACGAGCATTTCATCTAAATAACGTGTTTTCGACTCACTAAGGATAAAATGGTCATGTCATTTGATATACAAATGAtattggatcaaaaccactttgGTCAGAAACTCTATTCAACAAGATTTTTAATGGTTCTAACCACACATAAATGGGATTTCGGGAGAGTCCGTGGCATGCGCGCAAAGTTTGGTTAATTTGTTGAGCAATTTGGGGTATGCGCCCGGGGAGCCTTGTCATGCGCCCGGGGAGCATGAAATTGCGGCTGGGGCGCATTAAACCTTCAAAAAAGGCCAAACTTTGCGGGCTTGTGCCGGACACTCCCGAGCTCCAATTtatgcgtggtttgaaccgttaaaaaacttgttgaacttgctttctaacccaagtgattTGGATTTAATATAATTTATACATCAAAGGAAGTGAAATTTTTACGCTCAGTGGGTCAAAGAACAATTCATGTAGATAGAACGCttgcatctctctcattttaaatcggatatagaccgatattatatagataattagggttttaaaattattaaaacatggTTGAATCCAACTGTAAGAGTATTTAGGTTTCGTTCATTAAaaatgggtaaaagtcatacCACTATAAAAACCGTTGGAGCCAGTAAGACTAAAATACATTCCAAGTTTCATTATCCCTTTTCCTTAATTATATatcttcattgcttaagtgttcgGCAAAGTACATAGTATatccacacttcatcaaagaGTACAAAAAATAGTTTCACCATCAAGATTCGTTCAAAGTGCCCCTTAAATATTTATGTAGTCAAATTTACATGTTTTCAACCACAGACAtaagaaaaaattgagaatgtttcCAAACGAGAATATCGGCAAATATTGAGGATATTCCATATGTTTCAACCTACCGCCACCCTAACACATCGAGAACATTCTCTATTAGAGAGTGTAAGAGTTTCACATTCCTAGGGCGTCTTTGTGGTTTTGGGTGTAAGAATTGTAAGAGCTGAGAAAATTCTCAATCATTGACgatttttttaatgagaaaatTGTCATTCGATTTTGCGGCGATTGTGGTGGTGGCCTTGGTGGAGGTGGTTGTAAGAAGAATTTAAAAGTTTctacaaatacaaataattatttttatcaAACTTTATAAATTAAAGTAAGAAATTCTAAATCATTATGTTGtcggtggtagtggtggtagtCGTAAAGATTGTGATATTTgtgaattaaaagaaattggaaTCAATAGTATTCTCaatattgtttttaaaaaatttagagaaTCCTTAACGTTATTTTTTTCGTAGAGGTTTTGAAATGTTGGTTATgagttttaaaactaaaaatctTTCCAATCCgaaataaattaagaaaattcttaatttttttggattttaaaatatCCTAAACATGTCGATCCTTTCGCAATGGAGATTTTGTTTCCGAAGTATTGGCTAACATTGCAAGCATTTCAAACTATTTTATGTGTTCGGTGGGGGTGAAAtaatggtggaagtggtggtgagGTGACGCTGGTAGAGTACCGGCAAAGTGTAGCGGTAAAGTATACCGACTGCGGTGGTGGCGACCATACTACTGGGGTGGAGGGGTGGTCAAATTACGGTGGTCGTAGCGGTTTCGTAGTGGACAAGTGGCAGTGAATGTGATTCAGAAGACCGACTTTGGTTTCAAAAGCCTCGTCATGGGCGAATCATGTTGATTAGATGTAGTGTTGAAATTCCTAAGAATTATATGGAGCTCTCTTACGGAATGAATGAAAACCATATAATTAGACAAGTGAGTGTCAAAGAGAAAACTTACAATGTGTAGAAgggcccaaaaatatttttagccATCGTAGCTCCAAATGTCTTTGAATCGGTCTGCTTTCGATaaaattttcatgaataaagctatattattattttcatcgTTAGTATCCATAATCTTTTCTTACGTTGAAAATTGTATTTGTAAACATAAAATtattcttgatccaatttagaATGAGGGCGATACGAGCATTTCATCTAAATAACGTGTTTTCgactcactaagggtaaaatagtcatgtcatttgatgtacaaatgatcttggatCAAAATCACTTCGGTTAGAAACTACATTCAACAAGATTTTTAATGGTTCTAACCCCGCAAAAATCGGATTTCAAGAGAGTCCATGGCATGTGCGCAAAGTTTGGTTAATTTGTTGAGCAATTTGGGATATGCGCCTGGGGAGCATGaaattgcgcctggggcgcattaaaCCTTCAAAAAAGGCCAAATTTTGCGGGCTTGTGCAGGACACTCCCGAGCTCCAATTTATGCATGATttaaaccgttaaaaagctcgtTGAacttactttctaacccaagttaTTTTGATTTAATATAATTTATACATCAAATGAAGTGACATTTTTACCCTTAGTTGGTCAAAGAACAATTCACGTAGATAGAATGCTTGCATCTCTCTCATTTAAAATCGGATATAGAccgatattatatagataattagggtttcaaaattattaaaacatggTTGAATCCAACTGTAAGAGTATTTAGATTTCGTTCattaaaaatgggtaaaattCATACCACTATAAAAACCGTCTGAGCCACTATGACTAAAATACATTCCAAGTTTCTTAATCCCTTTTTCTTAATTATATatcttcattgcttaagtgttcgGCAGAGTACATAGTATatccacacttcatcaaagaGTACGATAAATCGTTTCACCATCGAGATTCGTTCAAAGTAGCGCTTAAATATTTATACAGTCAAATTTACATGTTTAAAACCACAgacacaacaaaaaattgagaatgtttcCAAATGAGAATAGCGACAAAGATTGAGGATATTCCATATGTTTGAACCAACCGCCACCACAACACATTGAGAACATTCTCTATTAGAGAGTAAGAATTTCACATTCCTAGGGCGttgtggtggttttgggtgTAAGAATTGTAAGAGCTGAGAAAATTTTCCGTAGTTGAcgatttttttattgagaaaattgTCATTTAATTTTGCGGCGACTGTGGTGGTGGCCTTGGTAGAGGTGGTTGTAAGAAGAATTTAAAAGTTTCGACAAATAGGAATAATTATTTTTATCAaactttataaattaaaataagaaaTTCTCAATCTTTATGTTATCGGTGGCAGTGGTGCTAGTTGTAGTCATTGTGATATTTGTGAATTAACAGAAATTGGAATCGATAGTattctcaatattttttaaaaaaaatttagaatatcctttacgtttttttttttccatagagGTTTTGAAGTGTTGGTGATGAGttttaacactaaaaatatTCCCAATCCGAAATAAATTAAGAAAACtctccaatttttttagattttaaaatatCCTAAACATATCCTTTCGCAGTGGTGGTTCTGTTTCTGCAGTAACGCCTTACATTGCAAGCATTTCAAACTATTTTGTGTGTTCGGTGGTGGTGAAATAATGGTGGAAATGGTGGCGAGGTGACGTTGGTGGAGTACCGGCAAAGTGTAGCGGTGAAGTATACCGACTCCAGTGGTGGCAACCATATTGCTGGGGTGGAGGGGTGGTCAAATTACGGTGGTCGTAGCGCTTTCGTAGTGGACAGTTGGCAGTGAATGCAGTTCACACGACcgactttggcttcaaaagCCTCATCATGGGCGAATCATGTTGATTAGATGTAGTGTGGAAATTCCTAAGAATTCTATGGAGCTCTCTTAC
This DNA window, taken from Rhododendron vialii isolate Sample 1 chromosome 8a, ASM3025357v1, encodes the following:
- the LOC131298515 gene encoding glycine-rich cell wall structural protein-like is translated as MVESNLVVVVVIVIGGSGGEVTLVEYRRSIVVNYTDCGGGDHTSGLEGWSNYVGGGGGFVVVCGGEVTLVEYRQCVAVKYTDCGGGDHTAGVEGWSNYGGRSSFIVDSGGEVTLVEYRQCVAVKYTDCGGGNHTAGVEGWSNYGGCSGFKVDRLHGGEVTLVEYRQSVAVKYTDCGGGDHTTGVEGWSNYGGRSGFVVDKWQ